One genomic segment of Chelonia mydas isolate rCheMyd1 chromosome 1, rCheMyd1.pri.v2, whole genome shotgun sequence includes these proteins:
- the TOMM22 gene encoding mitochondrial import receptor subunit TOM22 homolog isoform X2 codes for MAAASPLSPEELLLPKGGPGKAEELEEELEEDDELDETLSERLWGLTEMFPESVRTAAGATFDLSLSVAQSMYRFSRAALWIGTTSFMILVLPVVFETEKLQMEQQQQLQQRQILLGPTTGLSGSIPGALPPLSGKI; via the exons ATGGCCGCCGCGTCGCCCCTGTCCCccgaggagctgctgctgcccaagGGCGGCCCGGGCAAGgcggaggagctggaggaggagctggaggaggacgACG AGCTGGACGAGACCCTGAGCGAGCGGCTCTGGGGCCTGACCGAGATGTTCCCGGAGAGCGTCCGGACCGCAGCGGGAGCTACCTTCGATTTGTCCCTCTCTGTGGCCCAGAGCATGTACCG aTTCTCCAGGGCAGCTCTGTGGATTGGGACTACCTCCTTCATGATCCTCGTTCTTCCTGTTGTATTTGAAACTGAGAAACTGCAGatggagcaacagcagcagctgcagcagcgaCAG ATTCTCTTAGGACCCACTACAGGGTTGTCTGGCAGTATACCAGGGGCCCTGCCACCACTTTCTGGAAAGATCTAA
- the TOMM22 gene encoding mitochondrial import receptor subunit TOM22 homolog isoform X3, whose amino-acid sequence MAAASPLSPEELLLPKGGPGKAEELEEELEELDETLSERLWGLTEMFPESVRTAAGATFDLSLSVAQSMYRFSRAALWIGTTSFMILVLPVVFETEKLQMEQQQQLQQRQILLGPTTGLSGSIPGALPPLSGKI is encoded by the exons ATGGCCGCCGCGTCGCCCCTGTCCCccgaggagctgctgctgcccaagGGCGGCCCGGGCAAGgcggaggagctggaggaggagctggaggag CTGGACGAGACCCTGAGCGAGCGGCTCTGGGGCCTGACCGAGATGTTCCCGGAGAGCGTCCGGACCGCAGCGGGAGCTACCTTCGATTTGTCCCTCTCTGTGGCCCAGAGCATGTACCG aTTCTCCAGGGCAGCTCTGTGGATTGGGACTACCTCCTTCATGATCCTCGTTCTTCCTGTTGTATTTGAAACTGAGAAACTGCAGatggagcaacagcagcagctgcagcagcgaCAG ATTCTCTTAGGACCCACTACAGGGTTGTCTGGCAGTATACCAGGGGCCCTGCCACCACTTTCTGGAAAGATCTAA
- the TOMM22 gene encoding mitochondrial import receptor subunit TOM22 homolog isoform X1: MAAASPLSPEELLLPKGGPGKAEELEEELEEDDDELDETLSERLWGLTEMFPESVRTAAGATFDLSLSVAQSMYRFSRAALWIGTTSFMILVLPVVFETEKLQMEQQQQLQQRQILLGPTTGLSGSIPGALPPLSGKI; the protein is encoded by the exons ATGGCCGCCGCGTCGCCCCTGTCCCccgaggagctgctgctgcccaagGGCGGCCCGGGCAAGgcggaggagctggaggaggagctggaggaggacgACGACGAG CTGGACGAGACCCTGAGCGAGCGGCTCTGGGGCCTGACCGAGATGTTCCCGGAGAGCGTCCGGACCGCAGCGGGAGCTACCTTCGATTTGTCCCTCTCTGTGGCCCAGAGCATGTACCG aTTCTCCAGGGCAGCTCTGTGGATTGGGACTACCTCCTTCATGATCCTCGTTCTTCCTGTTGTATTTGAAACTGAGAAACTGCAGatggagcaacagcagcagctgcagcagcgaCAG ATTCTCTTAGGACCCACTACAGGGTTGTCTGGCAGTATACCAGGGGCCCTGCCACCACTTTCTGGAAAGATCTAA